Genomic segment of Melospiza georgiana isolate bMelGeo1 chromosome 12, bMelGeo1.pri, whole genome shotgun sequence:
TTTCTCCCTAGGGATGTCTGCATTCTTTTATCCTGCTTAACAAGTTGCTGCTGGGAATGTGGCACCTCTGTGGATTTGGTTGTTATCAGCAGCTTTTGAggtctctgcagagcagcagcagcttggacAGCCAGAGCTCCAGTGCCTGGACTCTCCAGataagaaaatgaaggaaaatcagaAGTCTAGGATAAGaaatgctttctgagcctgTGTCTTATCCAGAGAGACCACATTTCAGTGCACTTCAAAGTGCTGTTAAAATCCTGCTGGGTTTAGACCTGGCCGCCAGAAATTCACAAACATGACAGGCATTTAGACTGAGGCATCATCTCTTAAAACTTGTCAGGTTTTTGCCCTTGCTCTTTGCACTGAAGAGTTGTTACAAATTTCCCTTGGAGAAATCGCCTTCTAACCTCTATGCTAAAATTAATCACGGTGGTTTCTCCTTCATGCCAGCTGTGTCCTTCACCAGCAGCAGagatcttcctcctcctcctcattgTTTTGCCTGCTTTTCCTAGAACTGGCCTAATTACCAGATTCCTCTGTTATTGCTTCCCTAACCAAGGTCACTTTGCTTCCCCGATTGCTGCAGTTCCATCCAGGAATGGTGAATTCAAACTGGGAATGCTGGAGGGGGGACAAGACCTTCAGAGATGAGGCTTTGCCACTGTTTTGCATGTTGAACACAGCTGTCTCTCCTGGATTGGCTTTGCCTggtaaatcacagaatcatggaatggttcgggttggaagggaccttaaagctcatcccattccacccccctgccatgggcagggacaccttccacgaGCCCAagtggctccaagccccagtgtccaacttggtcttggacacttccaaggatccaggggcagtcaccacttctctgggcaccctgtgccagggcctgcccaccctcacaggatCCTGGTATGTCCTTTGTGTCTCCTCAGGGCCGTGTCCTGCTGGGGTTTAGGACAGAGTGCCACATCCAAGTCCCTTGTCACCTCTCTGCTGACTAGCAGGATGTGGTGCCAGAGGCTGGCGTGGCTGCTCCGGGGCCGGCGTGGGAGCACCGGGCATCGCTGGCCGTGGCTGCCCCGGGGCCCTGggcctgtcctggctgtccctgcacgCTGCCACCCCACggccccagtgtccccctgctgtgcctggcagctgcaccAAGACCATCTCGGTAGGTGCTGGGTGAGGGTGCTCCTGGTGTGcccggggacagcagggagggattTCCCCTTGTTCCCTGGAATAATGCGTGCTTTCCTTCTGAAATAGCCTGCAACAGAGGGATGCACACTGGGGGCTGTTTCATGTTACCTGCTGGAGTTCCCAAAGGGTGAAGCAGCCTTGTCTTCTATGATAAGTGAGGCACTGCTAAATAAGTAATCAGATCCAGGGATTCCTGAACAAAAACTGTCTGAGCCGTGCCCTGTCAGGCACCATTTTCTGTGCCACGCTTAGGctttccctggcactgccccctcGGCTCTGATGTGTGCCCACCTCTGCTGCCCAGCCTTGTTCAGCGTTGGCAGCTGAGGCCAGTAGGATCTCAGTACTCTGAGTCACTTGCAAGCAAAGGGAATTGCTCAGCATTTTACACAGTGGCTCCAAAGCAAAGGAGCAGGCCTTTGATAAAATCCTCTGCCAGGTCTTCCTCTTGTGACAATTTATCTCAAGGGATACCACTGCATCCCCTGTAACTGGGATGACACAGTGTGGGCTCTGGGCTTCAATTCTTGGCTTTGTTTGTCCTCCCTGTTGCCCCAAagcctcctctgctcccctccctggcagagctgaggtaCGGCAGCACCGTGATGCGCCTGGATTTCGTGTGGCTGCGGGACCACTGCCGCTCCGCCTCCTGCTACAACGCCAAGACCAGCCAGCGCAGCCTGGACACGGCCAGCGTGGACCTGGCCatccagccccaggctgtgcgGGTGGATGAGACCACACTCTTCCTCACCTGTGAGTCCTGAGCGCCTCTGccctcctgtgcctgctgaTGGGACAGCATTACCCCCAGATCTGCCTGGCTGGGAAGACACTGAGCTGTGAGCAGGTTTTagacactgctgtcactgcaaacACACCTCTGCATCACAGTGGTGTGGAtttcctgcccccagcccttcTTGTGTGTTTGCAGTGTCTGGGTTGGTCAAActcccccagcagtgcaggtggTGAACAGATGGGGCATtattggaaaaaggctcccaatattaccagttagattgtgcctgggccagtctgaccctcgctgctgggccaaaggcagcaactgcggtgtatcaccccagagataccttggcttgctggtggttgcagctgggcactgaacaagtccaggcttgttaggaaccccgtttacctcaggaggaatggcttcaggtgatggtgaagagaaaaaggagaggattctgctggagggtttaatgtccagaggtttattccatggttacagaggtctgaacgtgagcaactgctccaacataATCCCGGCcgcatggtctcattcaccttttaaggtcagggacaggggaggggaggtacaggtgagccaccaaccaggtgagaggggcagggtctgaGGGGAAggtgacacccagacaggccaatgacccctgggcctgaggggcatcctttgaacttgaccaaccacacgacgccttgctggaatgttcagcctgattgacaggactcactcagcatgggggcaagggggaagggagagaggcataggcacacctggggggatgacctggaaggccaaaatgggacattacagcacaccacaacagggCATGACATGgttgcttctcttttccttccccgttctgtgggagcagctgtcAGCCCTGCTCACCATGCCTGTTCTCTGTCCTTTCTCCTCActttcccagctgctttcttccttttatttgaGGGCTTGACTTCAGGGTTTTGGTTGTCCTTGGAGGCCTGTCAACAAAAGCCAAAACCACTGCAGATGCAACAGTTAGCTGGGAATTTGGAGAGGGtttcagctgctgccctgaatTTGGAGTTGTGGCAGCAATGATGACACCTTTAGGACTTGTGGCCTGTCAGGTCATATTTTGGATGGCAGTAGGGTGCAAAGGACCCATCCCCAGACAGGTGACAAGGGTGAGGCCTGTCCTGACAGGTGCCATGGTGTCGGGCTGGCCAGTGGGATTTTGGTGACTCTGCCCTTGTCCCCATGCCAGGGCCGGATGGACACGTGACACGGTACGGGCTGGAGTGGCTGGCGAGGAACAGCTACGAGGGGCAGAAGCAGCAGGTCATGCACCCCCGCATCCTCTGGAATGCTGAGATCTACCAGCAAGCCCAGGTCCCCTCCATCGACTGCCGGAGCTTCCTGGAGACAGACGAGGGTCTGAAGGAATTCCTGCAGAACTTCTTGTTGTACGGGATTGCTTTCGTGGAGAATGTCCCTCCCACCAAAGAAGACACAGAAACCTTGGCAAAGAGGATCAGCATAATCAGGTATCTGGGCTATCCTGGGAAGGAtaaacttgttttctttctgtttggaaagctgctgcctccttgtCCTGTGTTTTGTATGGCATGGCCTGGTTTGCAGACAaatgctctggctgctcccctGGACCTGGAATGGAGGATCCTACTGTGGAATCCACCCTCCTTTATGGAAGAGCTGTGAATCACTCAGTCATTGAGCTGGCCCTAGAGCATCCCATGACTTTTGTGACAGTGGGACTGTGCAGAGAGGAGGGACTGAAGGAAGTGGCTGGCTGGGAAGAGCAGGGCTTTGCAAGGAGAGACATTTCCTGTTATGACTTGAGGGGTCGTGagggcagcctggccctgggagcCAGGGAGATCAAAGACCAGTTGGAGCTCTTGCTGGAGAAAAACAGTGAGAGGTGTTGGTGCTGCGTTTGTGTAAAGCACTGCCAGCATGGtatgccaggggctgggctcagggctttATCCAAGCTGTGGAAACAGTTTGATTTGCTTGGGGCAGTTGGAAAAGGAGGGATTCCTGCTAATGAACAGTCACTCCAAATGGAAACAACAGGCTTCAGGGAATATCCAGCCAGCTTTTGTCTCCAGGCACCCTCCCCCTGTAGCCCCTGAGTGCTGTTTGGCCTTGCCTGGtgtcccttccctcctgtgCGTGTTGGAGGAGGATACTGGGAAGAAGAAATGGAACTATTGGGCAACCCTGTGTGGTTACAAGTAAGGGCTGGCTGCACTTAGCACCTCCTTGTGTCACTTCCGTGTCTGGGGATGGTGGTTGGTATGGAAACATCAGTGGTTGTGGAGGGGAAGACTCATCATCACCAGTCTTTTGGGGAGGAAAGAGAGGAGCTGAACACCAGAAGAGGGATTAGAAGCACCATCCCTGACAATCTGAATTTTGTGAAGTTGTTCTGCTTTAATGACTCTGTGCATGGGACAGAGGGGAATAACTCAAATGTAGGGGAGGATGTGCCTTACCCAGACACTGTCCTATGATAACTGCCCATCTCTTTTCCAGGGAGACCATTTATGGCAGGATGTGGTACTTCACCTCTGACTTCTCCCGGGGAGACACAGCCTACACCAAGCTGGCCCTGGACCGGCACACAGACACCACCTACTTCCAGGAGCCCTGTGGGtatgtgctgctgcagggacaccttccaccatcccaggctgctcaaaggcccatccagcctgtccttggatgcttccaggaatggagcagccacagcctcttgggtttggattttgggtGACACAGCCttcatcctgcagctcctgaagtGCCCAGACTCGTGTCACTAGGTTTGGgatgcagcacaggcagtttGCTGCCTCCTCACCCAGCAGAACATGTGAGATTGGgtctggagaagcagcagggatgggtaGTGCATCCGTCCACACCTGGCTGTGTCCTCAGGGAGCGCTTGGTGCCCAGGGCATAGGCAGCCAAGGTCACTGCTCTCAGATTCTGTCTCCCTGCAGCATCCAGGTGTTCCACTGCCTGAAGCACGAGGGCACGGGCGGGCGGACGCTGCTGGTGGACGGGTTCCACGCGGCCGAGCAGGTGCTGCACCAGGCCCCAGAGCACTTTGAGCTGCTGGCCAAGGTGCCCCTCAAACACGAGTACGTGGAGAACGTGGGCGGCTGCCACAACCACATGATCGGAGTGGGGCCGGTGCTCAACGTCTACCCCTGGAACAACGAGCTTTACCTCATCAGGTAATGGCCAGGAGGCCTCTGGGGAGGAGAGGGCGTTGTGGTGGTGGTTTTCCAGAATGTTCCATGGGCTGAAAAGCAGTGTATCTTTGATGAGCAGGGATGAAACCACAGGAACACCCTGTGTTCCTCTCTTTAGAGGAAGCGTCAGCACCACTGACACAAAGATGGGTGTCGGTGCtgaactttgatttttttactcCTGGTATTCTCCCTTCAGCTCCAAGCTCTCATCTCATTCTATGTGAGATGCAGAAAAATTCAGCCCTTCTCTGGAGAAGCCTCTAGAAACTatcctggcacacagggaacagggagagtGCAGAGTGATCCCTTCCAAAAGAATTTTGGGCTGATTTTTGAAACTCCAGTTTGCCTCTGTTCTAGAGGTTGTCCGGCACTGCTTTGCACTTTTATTCTAAGCAGCTCTCAGTCTTACCATGTCCTTCCATGGAAAACCAGGAAGAACAGGTGTACACTTGATAGCAAACTTCTCTTGCCTTCAGTGCTGTGTTCCCAAagttctgtgctggcagcacaacCTCTCTGGTcacctctgcagcctcccttaAATACCCACTAATCCCACAGGCTCCTGGGGTTCCCTTGGAAGCACCTGGAGCCGTGTTGGGCAATCTCTtgtctctcctctccctgcaggtaCAACAACTACGACCGTGCCGTGATCAACACGGTGCCCCATGACGTGGTGCGCCGCTGGTACCACGCGCACCGCGCCCTCACGGCCGAGCTGCGCCGGCCCCACAACGAGCTCTGGGTCAAGCTGAAGCCAGGCAAGGTGGGACCTGGAGCTGCATCCTCCAGCACTGGTCAGGGTGGGACTGGGAGCTGAATCCCTTGGGTTtggcacagggagaagggcaggaTGCTCCGTGGGTGTGCCGGTGTCTGGGCACTGCCATACCCAGAAGTTTTCCTCGTTCTGGGTGCTCCAGTGTTAACAGTAGTGGCTTCTGCATGTTTTTCTGCTGTCCTAAAGCAGTATGAGCTAACAGGTGAGGCAGAGATTTTTAGTTCAAGCTCTGCCTCAGAGGAAAGTTAGTCCCAGTTTCCAGCCATTGAAATGAGAATCCTCAGGAGCAGAGACGCCAGAACACTTAATGTTCAGGCTTTCACTTCTTCCAGAAGAAATTACAGTTCTGAGGTTATGTTTGAGCCCTTACATGGGTAAGTGACACCACAGAGGCAGGTGGTTGGGGCTaccccatccttggaagtgttaAAATCCAGGTTCCATGGGGCTTGGACCAACCtgagatagtggaaggtgtccctgcccatggcagagggtggaacaagatgggctttaagggtccttccaacccaagcatTCTGGGACTCAGTGATAAGTTGGCCACTGTCTATTGCTGATGAACTGTTTCCTCTCCAGCAGAAAGgcaaagaaaccccaaaatgtgtttttagGCTGGCTCCATAAAGAGCTGGTGAAAGAGCTGTgctggatcctgtggaacagcTGGCTGTAGCCTCACCTGTGCCAATGTGGAACAGGAGGCTCCTGCCCACTGTGGTGCATCCTTACCTGCTCTTCCAGTGTCCAGGGATCCCCAGGACCTGCCCTGCCAGaggctcctggccctgcctgctgtGGTTGCTGTCCTCCTGATgacctttttcctttcctgcaggTCCTGTTTGTGGATAACTGGCGTGTCCTGCACGGCCGGGAGGCTTTCACCGGCTACCGGCAGCTCTGTGGGTGTTACCTGACGAGGGATGACGTGCTGAACACTGCCcgcctgctggggctgcaggccTAGCCCAGCCCCCAGAGagccaggcagccccagccccacctcTGGGAGAGGCAGGACCCTCCCAGTGCCACTGCCAGGAGAGGCAGGCAGCCCCCAGACTCACCTCTGGGAGTTGCTGGCAGCCCCCAGTCCCACTTTTGGGAGAGGCCAGA
This window contains:
- the TMLHE gene encoding trimethyllysine dioxygenase, mitochondrial, whose product is MWCQRLAWLLRGRRGSTGHRWPWLPRGPGPVLAVPARCHPTAPVSPCCAWQLHQDHLELRYGSTVMRLDFVWLRDHCRSASCYNAKTSQRSLDTASVDLAIQPQAVRVDETTLFLTWPDGHVTRYGLEWLARNSYEGQKQQVMHPRILWNAEIYQQAQVPSIDCRSFLETDEGLKEFLQNFLLYGIAFVENVPPTKEDTETLAKRISIIRETIYGRMWYFTSDFSRGDTAYTKLALDRHTDTTYFQEPCGIQVFHCLKHEGTGGRTLLVDGFHAAEQVLHQAPEHFELLAKVPLKHEYVENVGGCHNHMIGVGPVLNVYPWNNELYLIRYNNYDRAVINTVPHDVVRRWYHAHRALTAELRRPHNELWVKLKPGKVLFVDNWRVLHGREAFTGYRQLCGCYLTRDDVLNTARLLGLQA